The following proteins are encoded in a genomic region of Brachypodium distachyon strain Bd21 chromosome 1, Brachypodium_distachyon_v3.0, whole genome shotgun sequence:
- the LOC100833459 gene encoding uncharacterized protein LOC100833459: protein MGIAASAASPPPEAAAPADPPAKENIPLPTAASAAAATPEAIDPPAKEETQSTAAAAAAVAAADAPGGGAEEAGETVVLDANAEAGAEEEGECGFCLFMKGGGCKEEFVAWEKCVEEAEVEGGDVAERCYEVTATLRRCMDKHQDYYEPILRAERAMAEDLEAAKASEASEPYPGSQPAAAEEEQSDKKQAEEKEKEDLAA, encoded by the coding sequence ATGGGaatcgccgcctccgccgcctcccctccaCCGGAGGCCGCCGCGCCTGCCGATCCACCAGCCAAAGAGAATATCCCGCTTCCCACCGCCGCATCCGCTGCCGCTGCGACCCCAGAGGCCATTGATCCACCAGCGAAAGAAGAGACCCagtccaccgccgccgcagccgcagccgtaGCCGCAGCAGATgctcccggcggcggcgcggaggaggcgggggagacGGTGGTCTTGGACGCCAACGCGGAAGCCGgcgcggaggaagaaggggagtgCGGGTTTTGCCTGTTTATGAAGGGCGGCGGGTGCAAGGAGGAGTTCGTGGCGTGGGAGAAAtgcgtggaggaggcggaggtcgAAGGCGGCGACGTCGCGGAGCGATGCTACGAGGTCACCGCCACGCTGCGCAGGTGCATGGACAAGCACCAGGACTACTACGAGCCCATTCTCCGCGCCGAGCGCGCCATGGCGGAGGATCTCGAGGCCGCCAAGGCCAGCGAGGCCTCCGAGCCCTACCCAGGCTCGCAGCCtgcggcggccgaggaggaaCAAAGCGACAAGAAGCAAGctgaggagaaggagaaggaggatcTCGCTGCGTAA